In Triticum urartu cultivar G1812 chromosome 6, Tu2.1, whole genome shotgun sequence, the following proteins share a genomic window:
- the LOC125516009 gene encoding lecithin-cholesterol acyltransferase-like 1 — translation MVVTARPAPCPLAPRLRTSTRWCCCQATPAASSRPASPTPTTRRRRYVGDGRWFRLWMNTTALQHRPSAACFADQLRLVYDPAAGDYRNVPGVETRDPRPLFRLHRRLRLRRQRALHEYARGGVGADRVHTTETARTSSALRTTSSTRPPSREFSLFRRSLTALVEHASGTSGGKPVVLVSHSQGGQFALEFLSRSPLA, via the exons ATGGTTGTCACGGCTCGTCCTGCTCCTTGCCCCCTTGCACCTCGGCTTCGGACCTCCACCCGGTGGTGCTGCTGCCAGGCCACTCCTGCAGCCAGCTCGAGGCCCGCCTCACCGACGCCTACGACCCGCCGTCGCCGCTATGTGGGGGACGGCCGCTGGTTCCGGCTATGGATGAACACCACGGCCCTGCAACACCGCCCCAGCGCGGCCTGCTTCGCCGACCAGCTCCGCCTGGTGTATGACCCCGCAGCCGGCGACTACCGCAACGTGCCCGGCGTCGAGACTCGAGACCCGCGTCCTCTCTTTCGGCTCCACCGCCGGCTTCGTCTCCGACGACAA AGGGCACTGCATGAGTATGCTCGTGGAGGCGTTGGAGCGGACCGGGTACACACTACAGAGACGGCGAGAACCTCTTCGGCGCTCCGTACGACTTCCAGCACGCGGCCGCCGAGCAGGGAGTTCTCCCTGTTCCGCCGGAGCCTCACGGCGCTCGTGGAGCACGCGAGCGGGACGAGCGGGGGCAAGCCGGTCGTCCTCGTGTCGCACAGCCAAGGCGGCCAGTTCGCGCTGGAGTTCCTCAGCCGGAGCCCTCTGGCGTGA